Part of the Myxococcales bacterium genome is shown below.
TCCGGCCTTGCCGCCGGTGTACCTCGCGATCGCGGCCCTGCTCACCCTGCCCTGGCGGCGCAACGCCGGTTTCGGTTGGCGGCTCGTTTTCTCGCTCGGCTCGCTCGCCGCGATTTTCGGCGGTTTGTTGACCACGGGGCTGTTTCCCGGCGCGGGCGGTTTTCGGCCGCTGCCGTTCGGCCTGTCCGACGGCCTGGCTAATCGGCTGACTCCCTGGAAATTCTCCTACGAAAATTACCTGGTGCCGCGGCCCGAATCCTGGCATGAGGAAGACATCGCCCAGGCGATCCTGCAGGCCGGCCTCGGCCCCAAACCCCGCCTGCTGATGATGGATGAAAATTTCTATTACAACGGAAACACTTTCTATTACCTGTTCAAGCTGCGGCACCGCGAGCTGACGGTGGAAACTCAGTGGTGGGACGATCACGACTGGCTGGCCGCCGATCCAGACGGCCGGCCGCGGCTGGATTCCTTCGACGTAATTTTTTACCGCCGGCCCTGGAAAGCGATCTACGAGCAGAAAATCCAGGCCGGCGAGAAGATCAATTTGTGGCGAACCTACGCTTACCTCGATGATCCGCCGCCCGATTTCGCATTGCATTTCCGACCGGGCGAAAGCTGGCCGTTCCCCGACGGCTCCACCGCCTATTTGCTTTATCGGCAGCGGTAAACCGGTAGCCGCTCAATCACCCTCGGGGTCCGGTTCCTCGATAAACAGCGGCAGGGCGTATTCTTCTTTCACCGGCAATCCGGCGGCCCGAAAAATTTCCGGAGTCAACCACAGGTTACTCGAATCCTGGATCGAATCGAGCACCCGCGTGGCCTCGACGCGCCGGATGCCGCGTTCACGCAGATCGACCAGAATCTCGTCGATCATGAACCGGGCGATTCCCAGCCGGAGGTAATCCTGGCGGATGTGGAAGCAGGTCAGATGCCAGGTGGCTTGCCCGGAACATCCGTCGCTGTCCAACAAATCGGCCAACGGCGTTCTCTCCGGCGCGGCCTGGCACCAGCCGACCGCCTTTTCGTCCACAAACAGCAGGTAGCCGTAATAGTGGCCGTGATCGAAAAATTCCTCCTGCAACAGACAGGGGCTCGCCGCGCGCGCCCAGTCCTTGTCCGCCCACGCCGCGATCTGGCCGTGCGGGCAAAAGCCGCTCAGTTCCTGGTGCAACCGGAGAAAATCCTCGAAGTTGGCCGGGTTTAATCGTTGGATCTCCATGCTCATGACCCTCACCTCCGCCCATCCTTGGCGGCGGGCCGCCCCCTTCCCCGGAAGGCCGCCCGCCCATCATCTTTTTCCAGTTCCCGCGACCGTCCAAGATATACATCGTCAAGCGGCCGGAAGTGGTTGACGGCGGATGAAACAAAAAGCCCGTCGCGGCAGTCGTCGCGGCGGGCTCAGCGAGATTGTTTTCTGCTATTTCGCGGCGTATTCGCATTCCAGCCAGGTTTTCAGTTTGGCTTTTTCGTCGTCGGCCGGTTTGGGAGCCACGGGCGGCATGGATTTTTTCACGGTCACGAGTTGAACGATCTTGTCCTTGTATTGTTGAACCGCCTCGACCTTGTCGAAATCGCTGCCGGCCGGTGCGCCCATGCGGGTCATCATCGATGTCTTGGTGGAAACGTGGCATTTGGTGCAGTACTTTTCCAGAAACGCCTTGCCGAAATTGTCGTAAGTCACCTCGCAGGTTTTCGTCGCGGCCAGCGAAGCCTGGATGAACATCGCCAGGACAATGAAAACCGACAACATCAAGAACACCTGGTACGATTTTTTCATGGTTTCCCCTTTCTCACCGATAGTTCGGCGACCCCCTTATTGGAAAGGAACTCCCCTCGCTCATTTGCCGATCATTGTTTGCCAGAGTAACCATTCCCGATTTCGGCTGTCAAATTGCCCGGATACCGAGAATATCCGGATCACCGCCGGAAGCGGCCGCCCCTTCCCAACGGGACGGCCTTGTGGCACAACAGCGGCATGGATACACCCGAGAAACACACCGTGGAAAAGCGGGGGCAGATGCTCGGCCCCGGAACGATTTCCAAAACCCTGCGCCCCTATATCGTCGCTTTGCGATCGCGCATCCCCGACCGCTGGATGCGCGATTACGTTTACGGGCCGCTCTCCGGCCAGGCGCGGCGGCGCTATCGCGATCTCTGGCCGTTCGCCTTGCCGGCCACGGTCAGCATCGAGACACGCACCATCTGCAATGGTCGCTGCGCCTTCTGCGCGGTCAGTGTCGACAACCACGCCCGCGAGGATCGCGCCATGCCCTGGGCGGTATTCGCCCGCCTGATCGAGGAACTGACGGCCGTTCACTATGCGGGGCGCGTCGCGTTTTTCGTCAACAACGAACCCCTGCTCGACAAAGGCCTCGAGGAGAAAATCGCCTACGCCCGCGAACGGTTGCCGCTAGCCTTCTTCCAGGTTTCGACCAACGGCATCATCCTCACCCCCGAGCGAGCCAATTCGCTGTTCGACGCCGGTCTGGACGACCTGACCGTCAACGATTACCTCGACAACCGGCCGGTGCGCGGCAATATCGAGGAAACGTTCCGCTCGCTGTCGCCCGAACGACGACGCCGGTTCATCGTCTATTTGCGCGAACGCGAAGTGCAGCTTTTCAACCGGGCCGGTTCGGCGCCGAATCGCGGGGCGCTCGACCGTCCGATGCGCGCGTTCTGCCAGATGCCGTTTTCGCAGATCAATATCGTTCACGACGGCACGGTCTCGCTCTGCTGCCAGGACGTGCTGGTCCAGGTGCCGATCGGCAACGCCTACGAGTCGGGAATCTGGAACGTCTGGTTCTCCGAACGTTACCGGGAAATCCGCCGCCGCTTGATGGCCAAAGACCGCGGCTGCACCGAATTGTGCCGCGCCTGCGACTATCGCGGCTTCAAAGCGCTTTACGGCGTCTGGTGGCCGCTGAATCGTTTGTTCCGGGTGCTGAAGTAGATTTGTCGCAAAACAGCGCATTTCCCGACCGTCAAACATATTGTCATTACTGGCTTTTTTCTCAAGGAGATCGACCGAGCGGTCGATTTATCTTTTGTTGCGAGGCGAAGGGTTCACCGGTGTCTTCGGTGAATCCGATTGAAAAAACGGCTTTGTCGCTCGCGCCGGACGATTGATCGCGACGGCGAGAATGGACAGTCGGAATAAAATGAAAGCATCCATCTCGGGTTTGTATATTCATATTCCTTTTTGTCCGGCCAAATGCGGTTACTGCGCGTTCAATTCCCAACCGCTGCCCGATGAAGCGACCCTGGACCGCTACCTGACCGCGCTGGAAACCGAATTGGTCCGTCAGCAAAATTTTCTGGCCGGCGCGCGGCTGAAGACCATTTACTTCGGCGGCGGCACCCCTTCGCTGGCCGAGCCGAAACGCCTGCGAAGAATTCTGGATCACGTGTTCCGCCTGATCGACCCGCGCAGCCGTCCGGAAGAAATCACCCTGGAATCCAACCCCGTCACCCTGCAAGCCGATCGGCTCAAAGGATTTCGCCAGGCGGGAATCAACCGGCTGACGATCGGCGTGCAATCTTTCGACCTGGCGGCCCTGACGTTCATGGAATGCGCCTACCGCTCGCCGATCGCCACCCAGGGTTTCGAAACGGCGCGACAAGCCGGGTTCGACAATATCGGGTTGGATTTCATCGTCGGCCTGCCCCAACCGCACGACGAGGTGTACCGCGCGGATCTCAAGCAGGCCACCGAACTGGCGCCAAACCACCTCTCGGTCTACCTGCTGACCGTCGATGAACCGTCGCACCTTTTCGAGCGCGTCAAACGGGGTGAGATCGTGCCGCTCGGCGACGACCGGCAGGCCGAAATTTTTCTCGATTGCCACGACATTCTGAGTCGCGCCGGTTACGACCACTACGAGGTTTCCAGTTACGCCCGGCCGGGCTTCCGGTCCCGCCACAATAGCCTCTACTGGACGGGCGAATATTATCTCGGACTCGGCGCCGGTGCGCATTCCTACCTGGAAATCGAAGGGCGGCCGGTTCGCCGGGCCAACGTCACCAACGCCGACCGCTACATGGACCTGATGGCGCGGGATCAGGAGCCGCTGGACTTCACCGAGACGCTGACCCCGGCGATCATGGCGCGGGAACGGATCATGCTGGCGCTGCGCACCAAGGAAGGCCTGGCACCGGCGGATTTCGGCTCGCTCGAGGACCGGTTGATCCTCAGCCTGACGCCGCACGCCCGCGACGGGCTCATCGCCTGGGACGGCCGCCGGTTCCGGCCGACGCCCGCGGGCATGCTGATCGCCGACGGCGTCGCCGAACGGTTATGGGATCTGATCGCCGATTAGTCGTCGTGCACGCGCAAGACCGCGAGAAACGCCGACTGCGGAATGGTCACCTGGCCGACCTGCATCATCCGCTTTTTGCCCTTCTTTTGTTTTTCGAGCAGCTTGCGTTTGCGGGTGATGTCGCCGCCGTAACATTTCGAGGTGACGTCCTTGCGGTAGGCGCCGATCGTTTCGCGGGCGATGATCTGCCCGCCGATCCGGCCCTGGATGGGAATCTTGAATTGCTGGCGCGGGATTTCCTCGGTCAGGCGCTCGCAGATCTGGCGGGCGCGTTCGATGGCCCGCTCTTTGTGAATGAGCACCGAGAGCGCGTCGACCGGTTCGTGGTTGACCAGCACCT
Proteins encoded:
- a CDS encoding GNAT family N-acetyltransferase; protein product: MSMEIQRLNPANFEDFLRLHQELSGFCPHGQIAAWADKDWARAASPCLLQEEFFDHGHYYGYLLFVDEKAVGWCQAAPERTPLADLLDSDGCSGQATWHLTCFHIRQDYLRLGIARFMIDEILVDLRERGIRRVEATRVLDSIQDSSNLWLTPEIFRAAGLPVKEEYALPLFIEEPDPEGD
- a CDS encoding radical SAM protein, whose product is MWHNSGMDTPEKHTVEKRGQMLGPGTISKTLRPYIVALRSRIPDRWMRDYVYGPLSGQARRRYRDLWPFALPATVSIETRTICNGRCAFCAVSVDNHAREDRAMPWAVFARLIEELTAVHYAGRVAFFVNNEPLLDKGLEEKIAYARERLPLAFFQVSTNGIILTPERANSLFDAGLDDLTVNDYLDNRPVRGNIEETFRSLSPERRRRFIVYLREREVQLFNRAGSAPNRGALDRPMRAFCQMPFSQINIVHDGTVSLCCQDVLVQVPIGNAYESGIWNVWFSERYREIRRRLMAKDRGCTELCRACDYRGFKALYGVWWPLNRLFRVLK
- the hemW gene encoding radical SAM family heme chaperone HemW; translation: MKASISGLYIHIPFCPAKCGYCAFNSQPLPDEATLDRYLTALETELVRQQNFLAGARLKTIYFGGGTPSLAEPKRLRRILDHVFRLIDPRSRPEEITLESNPVTLQADRLKGFRQAGINRLTIGVQSFDLAALTFMECAYRSPIATQGFETARQAGFDNIGLDFIVGLPQPHDEVYRADLKQATELAPNHLSVYLLTVDEPSHLFERVKRGEIVPLGDDRQAEIFLDCHDILSRAGYDHYEVSSYARPGFRSRHNSLYWTGEYYLGLGAGAHSYLEIEGRPVRRANVTNADRYMDLMARDQEPLDFTETLTPAIMARERIMLALRTKEGLAPADFGSLEDRLILSLTPHARDGLIAWDGRRFRPTPAGMLIADGVAERLWDLIAD